From one Numida meleagris isolate 19003 breed g44 Domestic line unplaced genomic scaffold, NumMel1.0 unplaced_Scaffold491, whole genome shotgun sequence genomic stretch:
- the LOC110391754 gene encoding natural cytotoxicity triggering receptor 1-like yields the protein MSLAGWCLVAASRAQQLPPPSLWLHPSQGVSLGDTVTLRCHLPRLAAWVQLWFNGTLRSDKEKDEEHNTVEFSLVVTNLEDAGTYQCRYQVSEPLWTSSMSDPVELVVTGEGTGDSGWT from the exons ATgtcccttgcaggttggtgtctggtggcagccagcagggcacagcagc TGCCCCCACCCTCCCTGTggctgcaccccagccagggggtgtccctgggggacactgtcaCCCTGCGCTGCCACCTGCCCCGGCTGGCTGCCTGGGTCCAGCTCTGGTTTAATGGAACTCTGAGATCTGACAAGGAAAAAGACGAGGAGCACAATACAGTTGAGTTCTCCTTGGTTGTCACAAACCTGGAAGACGCGGGGACATATCAGTGTCGGTACCAGGTGTCAGAGCCACTGTGGACATCGAGTATGAGTGACCCTGTGGAactggtggtgacaggtgagggcactggggacagtgggTGGACCTGA